The Candidatus Synechococcus calcipolaris G9 DNA window GTTAGCCATTCAGGGCATTGTCCGTACAGAACTCCAGGCGATCGTGACATTGGGGGGCATTTTGGGGTTTTTGATTGGTTTGGGGCAGGCGGGATTTTTATACTGGCAAACCCGCTAAATCCCTTAAATGGCCTGGATCCACTCCAGGATTTGATAGGATGTCCAAATCCCATTTTGCCAATAGGGGTCTCCCTCAATTAGGGTATGTACGTCGTCTTCACTGCTGGCATCATAGATGGCAAAAAATTGCTTTAAGTCTTTGGTGGGGCCAATGGTAACAAGAACCCCGTCTTCTTTTTGTTGCTTAAGCCGATCTAAATGGGCCTGGCGATGGGGGCCACGCTTCTCTAGAACCTCAGCACAATAGTCGCCCGTTACGATGAATTTAGTCATAGACTATTTTCCTTGTTTGCTTATTTACCTTTGTTTACTGAAAGAATCCCATGTATACCAGTATCTAACCCTTGGAGTAGTTGGTTAACGGCTCTTTAATCCAACGAATATAGAGGTGCTTAAAGGTGGATTTGAGAACCCGAGGGGCACCAAAATCAATGGGCATCATCGTGGTCGGTAGTTTCCAATCACTGATGGCGAGTTCCTCTGGGCGCAGAAGGGGAAAGTCAATATCGGCAAACTCGGGGCCAATGCCCAATACCTTTGCTGCCCGCAGGGTCGGAATCTGATCGGGATTCACTTGCAGAATCGCGGAGATCGCCTGATCGAGGGCAAAGACATCGGGGCTGGCGGCCAAAAGATTAAGGGGGCGGGGCGTGCCACCACTGGGGCCATTACCTTCATGGCCGATGATTCCATCCATAATTGTTAAATTGGGACTGATCGCCCGGGCTGTTTCCACTAGCATTCGCCCAAAGCGATCGCTATCTTTTCCCGCTTCCATGTGCCACCAGGCCTTCATCTTGCCCGGGACACAACCAAACAGATTTTTCACCCCCATGGTGAGGGTTAACTGGACGTGGGATTTTACCTTGGGTAGGTTAATCACGACATCGGCGGCCATGGCTTCCTTGGATAGGCGTAAATGATTAAATTCCTGGCTCACGGTTTCGTAGCGTTCCCCATGGAACTCAATCACAGGCAGGTCTAAGTCCTGGATCAGGGGTAAATAGCCATTGGCCCGCGCCACTCCTAAGGCCGTACCGAAAGCCGGCCCATCCCCTAAAAAAGGTTCACCCCCCACATCCTTGACCATTTTAGCCACGGCATAGACCAATTCGGGGCGAGTTACACATTCTTTGCCGGGCCTAGCACCCGTCAATAGGTTGGGTTTTAATAAAACCCGATCGCCCGGTTTTACAATGGCTGCCATCCCCCCTAGGGGTTCCAATAGTTTCCCTAGGGTAGGCTGGAGGATCTCTTGGCCATAGGTTGTGGCACGGAGAAGACTGACGGAGGACATGGCAGAACGACTCAATTCAACATAGAGAAATTGTGACACAATCCCACCATGGATGTTCTTAGGATCACCCATCTCTATCTCTTCCCCGGGCCTCTGTCCTGGGGCTACGCGAGATCAAAGCGATCTAGGTTCATCACCTTGTCCCAGGCCGCCACAAAGTCGCGCACAAATTTGGGTTGGGAGTCTTCACAACCGTAGACCTCGGCCAAGGCACGGAGTTGGGAGTTAGAACCAAAGATCAGATCCACACGGGTTCCCGTCCACTTGAGTTCGCCAGTTTTGCGATCGCGCCCCTCGAAAAGGTCTTGGGCCTCAGAGGTGGCTTTCCAAGTCGTGCCCAAGTCGAGCAGGTTCACAAAAAAGTCATTGGTCAAGGTTTCCGGGCGTGTGGTGAAAACACCGTGCTGGGTTCCATCGGCGTTGGTCTTTAGAACCCGCAGGCCACCCACTAGCACCGTCATTTCTGGAGCCGTAAGGGTCAACAACTGGGCCCGATCCACCAGTAGCTCTTCTGCCGATAGGGAATGGCTGCCCTGGAGATAGTTACGGAATCCGTCCGCCTTGGGTTCGAGGGGGGCAAAGGACTCCCCATCGGTTTGCTCCTGGGTGGCATCCGCTCGGCCGGGCTTAAAGGGCACGGTAATCTCATAGCCAGCGTTTTTGGCCGCTTGCTCAACTCCGGCACAGCCTGCCAACACAATCAAATCAGCAAGGGAAACCCGCTTATTACTGGCCTGAGATTTGCCGAGCAGTCCCCCCAGCAGACCGCCACCACCGGACTGAGATTTATTGAACTCCTGTTGGATTCCCTCCAGGGTTTGCAGCACCGTTGCCAATTGGGCCGGCTGATTCACCTGCCAATCCTTCTGGGGAGCGAGTCGAATCCGGGCCCCGTTGGCTCCACCCCGCATGTCGGAGCCACGAAAGGTGGCGGCGGAAGCCCAGGCCGTTGAGACCAGTTGGGATACTGATAGTCCCGAAGCCAAAATTTTAGCCTTGAGGGCGGCAATATCCTGCTCACCAATCAGGTCATGGGTGACAGCAGGAATGGGATCTTGCCAGATAAAGTCTTCCAGGGGTACTTCTGGCCCAAGGTATCGCGATCGCGGCCCCATATCACGATGGGTGAGTTTGAACCAGGCCCGGGCAAAGGCCACTTCAAGCTCCTCAGGATGATCTAGGAAGCGGCGGGAGATCGGCTCATAGATGGGATCCATCTTCATGGCCATATCTGCTGTGGTCATAATGGGGGCATGACGCTTGGAGGGATCGTGGGCATCGGGCACTGTATCCGCACCAGCTCCGTCCTTGGGGGCCCACTGATGGGCACCTGCCGGACTTTTCACCAGTTCCCATTCATACCCGAACAGATTTTCCAGGTAATTGTTGTCCCATTGCACCGGGTTGGTGGTCCAAGCCCCCTCGATGCCGCTGGTCGTAGTATGGGCACCAATCCCCGTACCAAAACTGTTTTTCCACCCTAGACCCTGCTCCTCAATGCTGGCTCCCTCGGGTTCGGGGCCCACCAAGGCCGCATCCCCCGCACCATGACATTTGCCGAAGGTATGGCCCCCTACGGTCAGGGCAACGGTTTCTTCGTCATTCATGGCCATTCGCCCGAAGGTTTCCCGAATATCTCGCCCGGCGGCCACTGGATCAGGAACACCGTTGGGCCCTTCCGGATTCACATAAATCAGTCCCATCTGCACCGCCCCTAGGGGATCTTCGAGATCGCGATCGCCGGTGTAGCGTTTATCTCCCAGCCATTCGCCTTCGGAACCCCAGTAGATGTCCTCCTCCGGCTCCCAAATATCGGCCCGTCCCCCGGCAAAGCCACAGGTTTTGAACCCCATGGACTCAAGGGCGCAGTTGCCCGCCAAAATTATCAGGTCAGCCCAGGAAATTTTCTCACCGTATTTCTGTTTGATCGGCCACAGCAGCATCCGCGCCTTGTCAAGATTGGCATTGTCGGGCCAACTATTGATGGGTGCAAACCGTTGATTACCGGTTCCACCCCCACCACGACCATCCCCAATGCGGTAGGTTCCGGCACTATGCCAGGCCATGCGGATAAAGAGGGGGCCGTAGTGGCCGTAGTCGGCGGGCCACCAGTCCTGGGACGTGGTCATCAATTCGAAAATGTCTGCTTTTAGGGCCGGGTAGTCCAGGCTTTTGAAAACATTAGCGTAATTGAACGCCTCCCCCATGGGATTGGATTTGGAAGAATGTTGGCGGAGTATCCCTAGGTTTAACTGATTGGGCCACCAGTCTCGGTTGGCAGTACCATGGCCAGCAGTAAATTTCTGAACGCCGCTCATAAAGGGGCATTTGCTTTCGCCACTCATCGTGTTCTCCTATTCAAGTTTGATCGGGCATTATGGAGAAGGAACGTTACGTTTTAATCTGTCAAATTAAGCTTTCACACTTTAGTTAATTTTCACATTAAGTTTCACGCTATTTTAAGCGTTTAACTGCCCCACACTTGTAGAGATAAATCCCCATCCTACCGTTGGGATCATTATACTGGATTACTGGATTGCGCCCCGATCGATTAAATCCCTACGAAGCGGTTAGGGCGGCTTTAAGCTGGCAGCAAAATTCCCGGATAGCAGGTAGTCCTTCGGCGGCTGGTTTTTCCCCTAGCCGTTTCACAAAGGCACTGCCGACAATGGCCGCATCGGCTCCCCAATCCCGCACCTGTTTAGCCTGTTCTGGGGAGGAAATACCAAAGCCAACCCCAATGGGTTTATCTGTCATCTGTCGCAATTGACGTAGCATTCCCTGAACACGGCTGGCCAATTCTTGGCGCATTCCGGTCACACCCGTGGTACTCACTAGGTAAATAAACCCCTGGCTGGCCCGGGCGATCGCCGCCATCCGTTCTGGGGAGGTGGTGGGTGCCACCAAAAGGGTGAGTTCTAGACCCAAATCCTGACTAATGGTCAGCACTGAATCTGCTTCCTCTAGGGGTAAATCGGGAATCACTAGGCCCTGAATACCGGCGGTGGCGGCTTGGCGTAAAAATGACTCAATGCCTCGATGGTAAACGGGATTGTAATAGGTAAATAAAATTAAGGGGGCTTGGGGGCGAAGCTCTTTTACCATCCCCAAAACCTGATCCAGACGAGTTCCCCGCTTCAGGGCCCGCGTGGCTGCCGCTTGAATGACGGGGCCATCCGCTAGGGGATCCGAGTAGGGAACACCCAATTCAATTATATCTGCCCCTGCTTTGTCTAGGGTTTCCAGGGCGGCGGCGGTGGTTGCCAAATCGGGATCCCCGGACGTTAGAAAGGGAATAAGGGCACATTGCCCTTGGGCGCGGAGGTGGGTAAAACAATCGGAAATACGGGCCATGGAGATCGGGGGGAGAGGAGCAAAGTTAGGGGATTAGGGATTATGACGACAGGATCGGTCATCACAAACTATTAACCAAGAACAGGGGCAAAAAAACACCGGATATTAAGCCATTCATGGCAAAAACTTAATGGGGGCTTAAGCTCAAGCCCCTACCCTTAAGGATAAGATGCCTTAATCTTTGTGAAGGCTCAAATTGTTGAATTGTAAACCATTGCCATGTTACAGCACTCCCGCCGCTGGTTAGTCCTTCTTTTAATTGGAATTTTTGCGACGATCACCGTGATCTTTCTGGCCAGTGAATCGGGCCAGTCCCTAGAAGTACAAATTCTCCATGCCTCAGATTTTGAAGCTGGGATTCCTGCCCTAGAGGATGCGGTCAATTTTTCGTCCGTACTCAATACCCTTAAGGCGGAGAAAACCGATCGCACGTTGATTTTGTCTTCGGGCGATAACTACATTATGGGGCCATTTTTTGCCGCCAGTGGCGATCGCTCCATGGGACCACTGCTGGGCAAAGAGAATAATGGTCGCAGCGACATTGTAATCATGAACGCCCTGGGAATTGAGGCGGCGGCCTTTGGCAACCATGAATTTGATGAAGGCACTGGACGGATCGCGGATCTCATTCAAGCCGATGATAAAGGCTATGAGGGGGCAAATTTTCCCTATTTGAGTACCAATTTAGATTTCAGTGGCGATCTCAATCTCCAGGATTTAGTCACCGAAAATGGTCAGATGGCCAATGACATTTCCCATCACATTGCCCAGAGTACCATTGTCACTGTCCAGGGAGAGCGCATTGGCCTGGTGGGGGCAACAACGCCCCTATTGAGTCGCATTTCCTCACCCGGCCCGGATATTGGTGTAGAACCGGCCAACCCTGAGGATGTCAACGCATTGGCTGCAAACCTCCAACCCGTTATTGATGATCTGACTGCTCAGGGAATTAACAAAATTATTCTCTTGGCCCACCTTCAGCAATTGCCTATGGAGGAAAGCCTCGCCCAGCAACTCAAGAACGTGGACATTATTATTGCCGGAGGCTCCCATAATATCCTGGCGGATGAAACCGATCGCCTGCGTCCCGGAGATAAGGTGGCGGGCCCTTATCCCATTATCGAAACCTCGGCCAGTGGTGAGCCAGTGGTGATCGTAAATACCGGGGCCAACTATCGCTATGTGGGTCGTCTCGTCCTCAAATTCGACCCGAAGGGCAAGGTAGACCCCAATAGTATTGATGCCAATGTCAGTGGTGCCTTTGCCAGCGATCGCCCTGGGGAACAGCCAGCGGATCCGCGCATTGTGGAAGTTACCGATGCCGTCCGTGAAATTATTATGGAAAAAGACGGGGATCTCTTTGGCAAAACCACGGTATTTTTGAATGGCAGTCGCCGGGATGTACGCACCCAGGAAACCAACCTCGGGAATTTAACCGCCGATGCCAATTTAGCCGCGGCCCGGGCGGCGGATCCAACCGTTGTCGTCTCCATTAAAAATGGCGGTGGTATCCGCGATAATATTGGTACGGTCAATGGACAAGGGGGCAACAATCCCAATGCGGGGGAAAAAATGCCCCCCATTGCCAATCCCATGGCTAACAAAAAAGATGGTGATATTTCCCGCCTCGATATTGAAAATGCCCTGCGCTTTAATAATGCCCTCAGCCTGGTTACGGTGACGGCCGAAGATTTTTTGAAACTTGTCGAGCATAGCGTTGCTGCCACGGAGTATGGCGTGACTCCCGGCCAGTTTCCCCAGATTGGTGGTTTTGCCTTTAGTTTTGATGCCCGCCGTCCCGTAGGAGAGCGTGTGCTTTCCCTGGCCATCAAGGACGATAAGGGAGCCATTCAAGATGTGATCGTCAAAGAGGGGCAATTCCAGGGCAAGGGCGATCGCCCCATTCGCCTCGTCACCCTATCCTATTTGGCCGATGGCGGTGATAGCTATCCCTTCCCGGAGATTGCTGCGGCTAATCCCAGTCGCTTTAATCGGGTTGATCTGGTGGCGAACGTCGAGGAACCCACCTTTACCACCCCCGGTACCGAGCAGTATGCCCTGGCAACCTATATGGAAAAAAACTACAGCAAGACCCCCTACACCCTTGAGGATGTTCCCCCCGACCAAGATCAGCGGATTCAAAATATGGCCCGGCGGCGGGGTGATACGGTCTTAAACCCATCCTGAGGAAAAGTCATGTCTGAGCAATGATCATGCTCGACGAAAAACCCAGTTAACCTAGCTACAGGATTTATGATTTGGGCTACATGATTTGAAAATCTAGGGGTGTGGCCATGGTCTCCGGTTGGCGGGAATCCGTAATCAGCCAATCTAGGGCCGCGGCCCGCACATCAATCGTGGTTCCAGTTTTATCGACGCAATAGCGACCAAACACCAACTTATCCACAAGTCGCACATCGGGGCCCAACCGAGAATATTCAAAAATAACGCAATTATCGACGATCGCCCCTGCACAGAGATGGCAGTTGGGGCCAATCATCGTCGGCCCAATAATCGTCACCCCATCTTCAATTTCGGTCATGCCGCCAATATAAACGGGGCCTTGAATATGCACCTTATCCCAATTCACCGCCACATTAATGCCGGTATAAATCCCAGGGGAAACTTCATGGCCAGGAATAGAAACATTGGTAACATCACCACTGAGGACACTCCGTACCGCCTGCCAATAGTCGGGAACTTTGCCAATATCAATCCACTCAAATTCCATGGGCAAGCCATAGAAGGGGGCCCCCATCTCCACTAATTTAGGAAAGAGTTGGCCACCAATGTCGTATTCCTGATTCGAGGGAATGTAGTTAATAATCTCCGGCTCAAAGATATAAATCCCGGTATTAATATTAGTGCTGAGGGCCTCTTCAACCGTTGGTTTTTCCTGGAAGGCCACAATCCGGTTGTCGTCGTCCGTGACCACCACCCCATAGCTGGACACTTGATCCTGGGGCACGGTTTTCATAATTACCGTGGCGATCGCCCCCCGTTGCCGATGCCACTTTACGGCGGCGGTGAGGTCTAAATCAATGAGGGCATCTCCGCACATCACCACAAAGGTATCGTCAAAGAAGGGATTAAAGTCTTGAATACGTTTAATTCCACCAGCGGAACCCAGGGCCTTCCCCACCAGTTCCCCATCTTCGATGTAGCCTTCAAAGGAATAGCCAATTTGTACCCCAAACCGTTGGCCATCTTGGAAATAACCTTCAATTTCATGGGCTAAATGACTCACATTCACCATGATTTCCGTAAAGCCATGTTGGCGGAGAAGTTCCACTAGGAATTCCATCACCGGCTTTTGTAAAATTGGAATCATCGGCTTGGGAATGGTGTAGGTAATTGGGCGAACTCGAGTGCCCTTCCCTGCTGCCAAAATCATCGCTTTCATGGTGCGATCGCCCGCCTCCCTTTGGTATCTAGATCACTATTGAACGTTTCGCCGGTCATCCTAGCTTAATCCACAGCATAAACCTGGCCATGAAATAATACCCGTGTAATTCCCTTTGCTTGGAGGTAGGGCATGACTTTATGGAATATCTTACCATCGGGCACTTTGATAATGGTTTTCCGCCATTGACTATCGGATGGGCGATGTAACCGCTGATTTTGCTGGGAATAGCGCAGGGCCACTGGACGACTATCAAAAATAGGTAGGGTTTCCTGGCGAGCCTCCTCCGTACTCACCTGCTCCAGTCCACGAAAATCCTGAAGGGGTCGGGTCAGGAGTTCGGATCGCTTATTGACCACCACATAGCAGGGCCGCGGCAAAAGGGCTTCTAGGAGGGGCACAATCGTTAACTGGGTTTCTGGGGATTCTTCGAGAATCTCTAGCTCATCTTCGTTAACCTCCTCATCTTCGCCATCTTCCTCTTCGTCGTCCTCATCATCATCAAACTCATCGGGATCCTCTCCCGCAAGTCCCTGAAGATCATCCTCTTCGTCCTCTTCTTCATCCTCCTCGCTGGAGACCGAGGTGGGTATGGCATTTACCACTTTTCGCTTAATGATAGGGGCCGCTGGAGCTGAGGCTGCTGGTGGTTCGGGTTCTGGGGTGATCGGAGCTGGGGCGATCGCCTCTGGGGATGGGGACACCTCTAAATCATTTACGGGTGGATCATTTGCAGGGGATGACGTCGCCGCTAACACTTTAATTGTGCGACGAATGGTATTTTCACTCACACCATAGGCTGTGGCCAGTTCTTTGATCCCGTCCCCCTGGTGATGGCGGCCAACAATTTCTTGGCGTTCGAGATCAGATAATCGCTTATAGGTCATGGGGCCATTGCTAAAACCACAGCATTACTCATTATCTATTTCTCTGTCCGACTATGCGGACTAATGTGACCATTTATCCCAAATTATTAATTTATATATCAAAAGATTTATTTTTACATGGGTCAAGCATTCTATCGTGAAAAAGGGTTAATTATAATAATGAAGGAAAACTCTACTGAGTGGTTGTATGCTGGATGCCTTTTCGATGCTTGTTCCTGTTGATGGGTCTACGGATAAAGAGCAGGCGGATAAAGATCAGGCTAGCCATCTTGCCCCATCCGTTGATCTTGGCGTTTGCATTACCATTCACGGGCACTTCTACCAACCCCCCCGGGAAAATCCCTACCTAGATGCCATTGAGCATCAGCCCAGTGCTAGCCCCTTCCATGATTGGAATGAGCGAATTTATCACGAGTGTTATCGTCCCAATGCCTTTGCCCGCATTCTCAATGACCAGGGGCAACTGATCAAGATCGTTAACAACTTTGAACATCTGAGTTTTAATATCGGCCCTACCCTCTTTAGTTGGCTAGAGCGATACGACCTAGAGGTTTACCAACGGATTATTGATGCCGATCGCCAAAGCTGTATCCGCTTCAATGGCCATGGCAATGCGATCGCCCAAGCCTATAATCACATTATTTTACCTCTAGCGAATTACCAGGATAAAGTCACCCAGATTCGCTGGGGCAAGGAAGATTTTCGCAGTCGCTTTGGCCGGGAACCGGAGGGGATGTGGTTAGCGGAAGCGGCCATTGATCGGGAGACCGTACAGGTTTTAATCCAAGAAGGCATCAAGTTTGTCATTTTAGCCCCATCCCAAGCCCAACGCTGTCGTCCCTTTGGTGCATCGGAATGGCAGGAAGTGAGTGGCAGTCAAATTGATCCGACCCGGCCCTATCGCTGCTTTTTACCGGAGGGGAATCCAAATACCGATTTTATTGACATTTTCTTTTACGACGGCCCCATTTCCCGAGATATTGGCTTTAATGATCTCCTCACCAGTTCAGAATTTCTCGCCGGTCGCTTAGGGCAGGCGGTACGGGGAGATCATCGCACAGCCCAATTAGTGTCTGTGGCAACGGATGGGGAAACCTTTGGTCATCATAAACATGGGGGCGAACGGGCCCTAGCCTATGCCTTTACGGTGGAATTTCCAAAGCGGGGTTGGACTGTTACGAACTACGCCCATTACCTCAGTTTGTCTCCCCCTACCTGGGAAGTGGAACTCAAGCCTGTGACAGCCTGGAGTTGTGCCCATGGGGTCGATCGCTGGCGAGATGACTGCGGCTGTGGTGACGGTGGCGGTTGGCATCAAAAATGGCGGCGGCCGTTGCGGGAGAGTCTGGATTGGTTGCGGGATGAACTCATTGATGTCTATGAAACCCTAGCCATTGATCTATTTCTCTGCCCCTGGGCCGCTCGCAATGAGTATATCAACATTATTCGCGATCGCAGTGAAGCCAACTTAAATCAATTTTTCCAGCACCATCAACGTCATCCCCTCAGTGCATCGGAGCGAATTGATGCCCTGCGACTGTTAGAGATGCAGCGTTATGCCCTGCTGATGTACACCAGTTGTGGCTGGTTCTTTGATGAAATTTCCCGGCCCGAGGGAGTGCAAATCCTGCGGTATGCGGCCCGGGCCATGGAACTAGCCGGGGATGTGGCCGGTGTGCAACTGGAAGCGGCCTTGGTGCGTCGCTTGAGTGAAGCCCCCAGCAATGTTGAATGCTTTGCCCACGGTGGCGAAATCTACGATCAACTGGTGAAGCCGGCCCAAATTTCCCTCCATCAGGTGGCTGCCCACTATGCCATGAATTCTCTATTTACAAGCTATCCCCGACGGCACCATCTCTACTGCTACCACATTGATCAGGGAGATTATCATCTGCAACGGATTGGCAATCTCACCCTGGCGATCGGGCAGATCAATCTTGAGTCTAGTATTACCTGTGAACACCAGTCCTTGATTTTTGCCGTCCTCCATTTAGGCGGTTGGGATTTTCACTGTGGTATTCAATCCTTTCAAGGGCGGCGGGACTATACCCAAATTAAACACAAGCTCTTAGATTCCATTGACCAGGGCAGCGCAGCCCGGGCCGTAACCGCCCTCACCCAGGTTTTTGGCCCTGAAGCCTATGGCTTAAATGATCTCTTTGCCGAAGATCGCCATCGCCTGATGCAACTCCTGACCCGTGAAACCCTCACCCGCCTTGATCAACTCTATAGCCAAGTCTACCGAGATAACTACGGGATTCTCATGGGCTTTCATCGAGATGGCCTGCCGGTTCCCCAGGAATTACAGGTGGCGGCGGCCGTGGCATTGACCCATCGAGCGGTGAACCATTTACGGGGGCTAGAGCAGGATCTCAGCGATGCCAATAATTTATCCCAGATAAGTGTGACGGGCCATCTAGGGGAACTAGCGGCGATCGCCCGGGAGGCCAAACTCCTTGGGTGTCAATTGAGCCTATCCGATGAAAAACCTCTCCTAGAGCAGCAGATCGTTCGTTTGCTTTGGCATTTTGTCCATCATCTGGATACGACCACCCTGGATAGCATTGTACCGATCCTGCAAAATATCCTGACCATTAGCCAGGCATTGGATATCCATCTCCACCTGGATCGGGCCCAAGAGTTATTTTTTGATCTGGTTCATCATCAGTTGCGAATATCCGAGAATACCACTTCTGCCCTTTCTTCCCCCTTAAGTCCCAACCATCTGCGGCAACTTCTGCAACTGGGCCATCAATTGGGTGTGGATGTGAGTTGGTGGTTAAAGAATGATAAAAATGATAGTGATATCGAAGTCGCCTAGGTTTATGGAAACGGCCTTTTGGCCGGGTCTTTCTGGGGCTTTTCTCTACTATTTCTGGTTTCTAAATTTCTAAATCCCTAGTTTGTAGAAGCTTTGGGAAGTTCCGGTAAGGCTTTTCCCAGCCAA harbors:
- a CDS encoding bifunctional metallophosphatase/5'-nucleotidase, whose amino-acid sequence is MLQHSRRWLVLLLIGIFATITVIFLASESGQSLEVQILHASDFEAGIPALEDAVNFSSVLNTLKAEKTDRTLILSSGDNYIMGPFFAASGDRSMGPLLGKENNGRSDIVIMNALGIEAAAFGNHEFDEGTGRIADLIQADDKGYEGANFPYLSTNLDFSGDLNLQDLVTENGQMANDISHHIAQSTIVTVQGERIGLVGATTPLLSRISSPGPDIGVEPANPEDVNALAANLQPVIDDLTAQGINKIILLAHLQQLPMEESLAQQLKNVDIIIAGGSHNILADETDRLRPGDKVAGPYPIIETSASGEPVVIVNTGANYRYVGRLVLKFDPKGKVDPNSIDANVSGAFASDRPGEQPADPRIVEVTDAVREIIMEKDGDLFGKTTVFLNGSRRDVRTQETNLGNLTADANLAAARAADPTVVVSIKNGGGIRDNIGTVNGQGGNNPNAGEKMPPIANPMANKKDGDISRLDIENALRFNNALSLVTVTAEDFLKLVEHSVAATEYGVTPGQFPQIGGFAFSFDARRPVGERVLSLAIKDDKGAIQDVIVKEGQFQGKGDRPIRLVTLSYLADGGDSYPFPEIAAANPSRFNRVDLVANVEEPTFTTPGTEQYALATYMEKNYSKTPYTLEDVPPDQDQRIQNMARRRGDTVLNPS
- the trpA gene encoding tryptophan synthase subunit alpha, which gives rise to MARISDCFTHLRAQGQCALIPFLTSGDPDLATTAAALETLDKAGADIIELGVPYSDPLADGPVIQAAATRALKRGTRLDQVLGMVKELRPQAPLILFTYYNPVYHRGIESFLRQAATAGIQGLVIPDLPLEEADSVLTISQDLGLELTLLVAPTTSPERMAAIARASQGFIYLVSTTGVTGMRQELASRVQGMLRQLRQMTDKPIGVGFGISSPEQAKQVRDWGADAAIVGSAFVKRLGEKPAAEGLPAIREFCCQLKAALTAS
- a CDS encoding helix-turn-helix domain-containing protein, giving the protein MTYKRLSDLERQEIVGRHHQGDGIKELATAYGVSENTIRRTIKVLAATSSPANDPPVNDLEVSPSPEAIAPAPITPEPEPPAASAPAAPIIKRKVVNAIPTSVSSEEDEEEDEEDDLQGLAGEDPDEFDDDEDDEEEDGEDEEVNEDELEILEESPETQLTIVPLLEALLPRPCYVVVNKRSELLTRPLQDFRGLEQVSTEEARQETLPIFDSRPVALRYSQQNQRLHRPSDSQWRKTIIKVPDGKIFHKVMPYLQAKGITRVLFHGQVYAVD
- the katG gene encoding catalase/peroxidase HPI, coding for MSGESKCPFMSGVQKFTAGHGTANRDWWPNQLNLGILRQHSSKSNPMGEAFNYANVFKSLDYPALKADIFELMTTSQDWWPADYGHYGPLFIRMAWHSAGTYRIGDGRGGGGTGNQRFAPINSWPDNANLDKARMLLWPIKQKYGEKISWADLIILAGNCALESMGFKTCGFAGGRADIWEPEEDIYWGSEGEWLGDKRYTGDRDLEDPLGAVQMGLIYVNPEGPNGVPDPVAAGRDIRETFGRMAMNDEETVALTVGGHTFGKCHGAGDAALVGPEPEGASIEEQGLGWKNSFGTGIGAHTTTSGIEGAWTTNPVQWDNNYLENLFGYEWELVKSPAGAHQWAPKDGAGADTVPDAHDPSKRHAPIMTTADMAMKMDPIYEPISRRFLDHPEELEVAFARAWFKLTHRDMGPRSRYLGPEVPLEDFIWQDPIPAVTHDLIGEQDIAALKAKILASGLSVSQLVSTAWASAATFRGSDMRGGANGARIRLAPQKDWQVNQPAQLATVLQTLEGIQQEFNKSQSGGGGLLGGLLGKSQASNKRVSLADLIVLAGCAGVEQAAKNAGYEITVPFKPGRADATQEQTDGESFAPLEPKADGFRNYLQGSHSLSAEELLVDRAQLLTLTAPEMTVLVGGLRVLKTNADGTQHGVFTTRPETLTNDFFVNLLDLGTTWKATSEAQDLFEGRDRKTGELKWTGTRVDLIFGSNSQLRALAEVYGCEDSQPKFVRDFVAAWDKVMNLDRFDLA
- a CDS encoding DUF362 domain-containing protein, which gives rise to MSSVSLLRATTYGQEILQPTLGKLLEPLGGMAAIVKPGDRVLLKPNLLTGARPGKECVTRPELVYAVAKMVKDVGGEPFLGDGPAFGTALGVARANGYLPLIQDLDLPVIEFHGERYETVSQEFNHLRLSKEAMAADVVINLPKVKSHVQLTLTMGVKNLFGCVPGKMKAWWHMEAGKDSDRFGRMLVETARAISPNLTIMDGIIGHEGNGPSGGTPRPLNLLAASPDVFALDQAISAILQVNPDQIPTLRAAKVLGIGPEFADIDFPLLRPEELAISDWKLPTTMMPIDFGAPRVLKSTFKHLYIRWIKEPLTNYSKG
- a CDS encoding YciI family protein, which gives rise to MTKFIVTGDYCAEVLEKRGPHRQAHLDRLKQQKEDGVLVTIGPTKDLKQFFAIYDASSEDDVHTLIEGDPYWQNGIWTSYQILEWIQAI
- a CDS encoding NDP-sugar synthase gives rise to the protein MKAMILAAGKGTRVRPITYTIPKPMIPILQKPVMEFLVELLRQHGFTEIMVNVSHLAHEIEGYFQDGQRFGVQIGYSFEGYIEDGELVGKALGSAGGIKRIQDFNPFFDDTFVVMCGDALIDLDLTAAVKWHRQRGAIATVIMKTVPQDQVSSYGVVVTDDDNRIVAFQEKPTVEEALSTNINTGIYIFEPEIINYIPSNQEYDIGGQLFPKLVEMGAPFYGLPMEFEWIDIGKVPDYWQAVRSVLSGDVTNVSIPGHEVSPGIYTGINVAVNWDKVHIQGPVYIGGMTEIEDGVTIIGPTMIGPNCHLCAGAIVDNCVIFEYSRLGPDVRLVDKLVFGRYCVDKTGTTIDVRAAALDWLITDSRQPETMATPLDFQIM